One stretch of Chitinophaga pendula DNA includes these proteins:
- a CDS encoding carboxypeptidase-like regulatory domain-containing protein: MITKKLYPVFLLVFLVIGAFLACHKETSLESSNGGTLPPLPEVIQTSLQGRVLNENQSPVQGATVTCGTITATTDVNGNFSFAKVAVPSAGAVIKATKPGYFTGSRTLLVNTNAQAYAQIELLPKKTAGTFDSRSGGTVSLPSTELTFVAGQVRNAAGQIYTGNVSIAFAYLNPESKNFRDIMPGDLRGVAQGGAQVGLQSFGMMAVELIGDNGETLQLDPAKKVTMKMNIPASLQASAPATIPLWYFDEASGLWKEDGSATKQGTQYVGTVSHFSFWNCDAPFTIVQLKALLLDAQGAVLPNLPVQIKKKSDNSIGYGYTNDKGQLIGMVPANAPLEMTILNDCGAVLLKQDLAPMTAATDLGTFKLAIPIPSALSVTGTVEDCNNNPVANGLVNILLEGKNYRAIISNGTFKVTLSRCTNTQVNAEFTLLDNATNALTTNTFQVSIGSITPSFKVCGQTADGIIDMNINNTSVKFTSPLDSVKSYLNTNSFAISGSPKRGADSTWLEFSVDSYTVGTANASRFSYRNPTSSYNNVDVKVTVTQIANKAGEYIIGSVSGNIKDINNVIVPVTGTFKVKREN, from the coding sequence ATGATAACCAAAAAACTATACCCTGTCTTCCTATTAGTCTTCCTGGTGATCGGTGCGTTTCTCGCCTGCCATAAGGAGACCTCGCTGGAAAGTAGCAATGGAGGTACCTTACCCCCACTACCTGAAGTTATCCAAACCAGCCTGCAAGGCCGTGTACTCAACGAAAATCAGTCCCCGGTACAAGGAGCCACCGTTACTTGCGGTACCATCACCGCCACCACAGATGTGAATGGTAACTTCTCCTTCGCGAAAGTGGCCGTTCCCTCAGCCGGAGCCGTGATAAAAGCAACTAAACCAGGATACTTCACCGGCTCCCGTACCCTGCTGGTTAATACTAACGCACAGGCATACGCGCAAATAGAACTACTGCCCAAAAAGACAGCAGGCACTTTCGATAGCCGCAGCGGAGGTACCGTCAGCCTGCCCAGCACAGAACTGACCTTTGTCGCCGGCCAGGTCAGGAATGCCGCCGGCCAGATCTACACCGGTAATGTATCCATCGCATTTGCCTATCTCAATCCCGAAAGCAAGAACTTCCGCGATATCATGCCCGGCGATCTCCGTGGCGTCGCCCAGGGTGGCGCCCAGGTAGGATTGCAGTCGTTCGGCATGATGGCGGTAGAACTGATCGGTGATAATGGAGAAACCCTCCAGTTAGACCCGGCTAAAAAGGTAACGATGAAAATGAACATACCCGCATCCCTGCAAGCCAGTGCTCCAGCCACCATCCCCCTATGGTATTTTGATGAAGCTAGCGGGCTATGGAAAGAAGATGGCAGCGCGACCAAACAGGGCACACAGTATGTAGGTACAGTAAGCCACTTCTCCTTCTGGAACTGCGACGCTCCCTTCACCATCGTGCAACTGAAAGCCCTCCTGTTAGATGCACAGGGCGCCGTGTTACCAAATCTACCTGTACAGATCAAGAAAAAATCGGATAATAGTATCGGATATGGATACACTAATGATAAAGGCCAGCTGATCGGAATGGTACCCGCTAACGCACCGCTAGAAATGACCATCCTTAATGACTGCGGCGCCGTATTGCTCAAACAGGACCTAGCCCCCATGACTGCAGCTACTGATCTCGGCACCTTCAAACTGGCGATACCGATCCCCAGTGCATTATCTGTTACCGGCACCGTAGAAGACTGTAATAATAATCCGGTAGCCAATGGCTTGGTGAATATTCTGCTGGAAGGAAAAAATTACAGGGCTATTATCAGTAATGGCACGTTTAAAGTCACACTAAGTCGATGCACCAACACGCAGGTAAATGCCGAGTTCACTCTTCTCGACAATGCAACCAATGCACTTACGACTAATACCTTCCAGGTAAGTATTGGTAGCATAACACCATCGTTTAAAGTGTGTGGGCAGACCGCAGATGGTATTATCGATATGAATATCAATAATACATCTGTGAAATTTACATCTCCACTTGATTCCGTGAAATCGTATTTAAATACAAACAGTTTTGCAATTAGCGGTTCTCCTAAAAGAGGTGCAGATAGCACATGGCTAGAGTTTTCTGTAGATTCCTATACAGTAGGCACAGCAAATGCATCCCGTTTCTCCTATAGGAACCCAACATCCAGCTATAATAACGTAGACGTGAAAGTAACCGTTACTCAAATCGCCAACAAAGCTGGAGAATATATTATAGGATCTGTCTCCGGTAATATAAAAGATATAAACAATGTCATTGTCCCTGTTACAGGAACTTTTAAAGTAAAGAGAGAGAATTAA
- a CDS encoding D-alanyl-D-alanine carboxypeptidase/D-alanyl-D-alanine-endopeptidase, protein MKRSVLILLLLTGAFYSSTQAQYTPVKKWAQELLQSIPLKQAHTGISIYEPATRQYWYQYQADKYFTPGSNTKIFSLYTGLEILGDSLPGIRYKETDRVLYIKGMGDPSFLHPDYGYQPVYERLRAGEQPLVLLPAVNENTRFGPGWSWEDYAEDYQPERSEWPMYGNVARIWYKGKAAGIRPASMEAGGGFEWRAAAGLSKPVTMRDEYRNYFRLQWPAGSQDTLRREVPFITGDAMALAVRLADTLHRPVRLATGADIPDKLLLQHSLPVDSLFIPMMHRSDNFFAEQVLMMSSALLWDTISSSRMIDHMLTRYLRGLPHSPQWVDGSGLSRYNLFTPADFIWVLDTMYRRFPKERLWELFPTGGKGTLRNYYPQGFVHAKTGTLSGCVTLSGYLVTKKGKLLVFSVLVNNHTGKAMAVRREVEQFLTKIWAGY, encoded by the coding sequence ATGAAGAGAAGTGTTTTAATCCTGTTGTTGCTGACCGGCGCCTTCTATTCGAGCACGCAAGCGCAATACACACCGGTAAAAAAATGGGCCCAGGAGTTATTACAAAGTATTCCGCTGAAACAGGCACATACCGGCATCAGCATCTACGAACCGGCTACACGTCAATATTGGTATCAATACCAGGCAGATAAGTATTTCACACCGGGTTCCAACACTAAGATATTCAGTTTGTATACTGGTCTGGAAATACTAGGGGATTCATTGCCAGGTATCCGCTATAAGGAAACGGACAGAGTGTTGTATATCAAAGGAATGGGGGACCCGTCTTTCCTGCACCCGGACTATGGTTATCAACCTGTATATGAGCGTTTGCGTGCCGGAGAGCAACCACTGGTCTTATTGCCCGCTGTCAATGAGAACACGCGATTCGGTCCCGGATGGTCCTGGGAGGATTATGCGGAGGACTATCAACCAGAACGGAGTGAATGGCCCATGTACGGTAATGTAGCCCGTATCTGGTATAAGGGAAAGGCTGCGGGTATCAGGCCTGCAAGTATGGAGGCTGGAGGTGGATTTGAGTGGAGGGCTGCAGCGGGGCTCTCTAAGCCGGTTACTATGCGTGATGAGTATCGTAATTACTTTCGATTACAGTGGCCTGCCGGCAGTCAGGATACGTTACGAAGAGAAGTACCTTTCATCACCGGGGATGCGATGGCGTTAGCTGTCCGGCTTGCGGATACTTTGCACCGGCCAGTGCGGCTGGCTACCGGTGCAGATATACCGGATAAATTACTATTACAACACAGCCTACCTGTTGATTCCCTGTTTATTCCCATGATGCACCGGAGCGATAATTTTTTCGCAGAACAGGTATTAATGATGAGCAGTGCTTTATTGTGGGATACGATCAGTAGTAGCCGGATGATCGATCATATGTTGACGCGATATCTGCGGGGATTACCCCATTCGCCGCAGTGGGTAGATGGATCGGGTTTATCCAGGTACAACCTGTTTACGCCGGCAGACTTTATATGGGTATTGGATACCATGTACCGGCGTTTCCCGAAGGAGCGGTTGTGGGAATTATTCCCGACAGGGGGGAAAGGTACGTTGCGCAACTACTATCCGCAGGGATTCGTGCATGCGAAAACAGGTACTTTAAGTGGGTGTGTTACTTTGAGCGGTTATCTGGTTACAAAGAAAGGGAAATTGCTGGTGTTCAGTGTGTTGGTCAATAATCACACGGGGAAGGCAATGGCGGTGAGAAGGGAGGTGGAGCAATTCCTGACGAAGATATGGGCGGGATATTGA
- a CDS encoding Gfo/Idh/MocA family protein: MKEQQSFHAQGRREFMKQTSLLAGGLLAMPILSHANFFSGSNDVIKVALIGCGGRGTGAAVQALRTKQNVQLVAMADAFADRLESSYEGIKEELGEQSSRLAVKPEHKFVGFDAYLKAIPLADVVILTTPPGFRPIHFEEAIKQNKHVFMEKPVATDPAGIKRVLVAAEQAKAKRLNVVVGLQRHYQESYRQLYKRLKDGMIGDILSMQVWWNQGALWVKPRKPEYTEMEYQMRNWYYFNWLCGDHIVEQHIHNIDVGNWFMGATPVTAVGMGGRAVRTGKEYGEIYDHHFVEYRYNNGVVMNAQCRHWKDAASRVDEEIVGTKGRIICDKGIIQDHKGKVLFQYQRKPGGDVSPYQVEHDELFAAIAKGEYKFQDAERGAQATLSAIIGRMATYSGQIIPWDKALNSGIDLQPKEYSFNAKPPVTPDADGFYAYAKPGITKYFS; encoded by the coding sequence ATGAAAGAGCAACAATCATTCCACGCGCAAGGCCGGAGGGAATTTATGAAACAGACGTCCCTATTAGCGGGCGGCCTCCTGGCGATGCCTATATTATCTCATGCCAATTTCTTTTCCGGCAGCAATGATGTCATCAAGGTAGCATTGATCGGTTGTGGTGGCCGGGGTACGGGCGCTGCCGTACAAGCCTTGCGCACCAAGCAGAATGTGCAGTTGGTGGCAATGGCCGATGCGTTTGCTGACCGGCTGGAGAGCAGCTATGAAGGCATAAAAGAAGAACTGGGAGAGCAATCTTCCCGCCTGGCTGTAAAACCGGAGCATAAGTTCGTAGGTTTTGATGCCTATCTCAAAGCGATACCGTTAGCGGATGTGGTGATCTTAACGACTCCTCCCGGATTCCGGCCTATTCATTTTGAGGAGGCGATCAAACAGAATAAGCATGTATTTATGGAGAAGCCGGTGGCGACAGATCCTGCCGGTATAAAGCGCGTATTGGTTGCTGCAGAACAGGCAAAAGCGAAACGTCTGAACGTGGTAGTGGGTTTACAGCGTCATTACCAGGAGTCTTACCGTCAGTTGTATAAACGCCTGAAAGACGGTATGATCGGCGATATCCTGTCTATGCAGGTATGGTGGAACCAAGGTGCATTATGGGTAAAACCCCGTAAACCTGAATATACAGAAATGGAGTACCAGATGCGTAACTGGTATTATTTTAACTGGTTGTGTGGGGATCATATCGTAGAGCAACATATTCATAATATAGACGTGGGTAACTGGTTTATGGGGGCTACTCCTGTTACTGCTGTGGGTATGGGCGGTCGTGCTGTTCGTACGGGCAAAGAGTACGGTGAAATCTATGACCATCACTTTGTAGAGTACCGCTATAACAATGGTGTGGTAATGAATGCACAATGCCGGCATTGGAAAGATGCTGCCAGCCGGGTGGATGAGGAGATCGTAGGAACTAAAGGGCGTATCATTTGTGATAAAGGGATTATCCAGGATCACAAAGGCAAGGTATTGTTCCAGTACCAGCGGAAGCCGGGAGGTGATGTAAGTCCTTACCAGGTAGAGCACGACGAGCTGTTTGCTGCTATTGCCAAGGGAGAATATAAATTCCAGGACGCGGAGCGTGGAGCACAGGCGACCCTATCTGCTATTATCGGCAGGATGGCGACTTATTCCGGCCAGATCATCCCTTGGGATAAGGCACTGAACAGTGGTATTGATCTGCAGCCTAAGGAGTATTCCTTTAATGCCAAACCTCCTGTAACACCGGATGCGGATGGTTTCTATGCATATGCCAAACCGGGGATTACCAAATATTTCAGCTAA
- a CDS encoding formylglycine-generating enzyme family protein — MKHFLMIMSAGTFMCQAAAAQEQPATAFTPYEQQIPGTDLKFKMVPIQGGSFLMGSPAGEQGRGTDEGPQQQVKISPFWMGACEVTFDEYDIYADAEKDKTPTPDGMTRPSPPYIDLTLGMGKSGGYPANSMSQYGALMYCRWLYAKTGIFFRLPTEAEWEYACRAGSTTAYPFGKDAGVLKDYAWYAGDSENKYHKVGQLKPNAWGLYDMLGNVGEWTMDQYDEHFLEKAGKENPWNKPTAKTSRTIKGGNYQDTADKLRSAARLKSDPNWNRRDPQIPKSKWWNADAPFIGFRVVRPQQQPTPAEAAEFYETMIDKYIGAR; from the coding sequence ATGAAACACTTCCTAATGATCATGTCGGCTGGTACTTTTATGTGCCAGGCAGCTGCTGCACAGGAGCAGCCAGCGACGGCATTTACACCTTACGAGCAACAAATACCCGGTACGGACCTAAAATTCAAGATGGTGCCTATACAAGGGGGTTCTTTTTTGATGGGTAGTCCTGCCGGGGAGCAGGGTCGGGGTACCGATGAGGGGCCGCAGCAACAGGTAAAAATATCTCCTTTCTGGATGGGTGCCTGCGAGGTGACCTTTGACGAATATGACATTTATGCTGATGCGGAAAAGGACAAAACACCTACTCCTGACGGGATGACCCGCCCGAGTCCACCTTATATAGACCTGACGTTGGGAATGGGGAAATCCGGAGGATATCCTGCCAACAGTATGAGTCAGTATGGCGCCCTGATGTATTGTCGCTGGCTATATGCCAAAACGGGGATCTTTTTCCGGTTACCGACGGAAGCGGAATGGGAATATGCCTGTCGGGCGGGTAGTACTACAGCTTATCCATTCGGCAAAGATGCCGGTGTGTTGAAGGACTATGCCTGGTATGCAGGTGACAGCGAAAACAAATATCATAAGGTAGGACAGCTGAAGCCTAATGCCTGGGGGCTTTATGATATGTTAGGCAATGTAGGGGAATGGACGATGGATCAATATGACGAGCATTTCCTGGAGAAGGCGGGGAAAGAGAACCCCTGGAATAAGCCAACAGCCAAAACGTCCAGGACTATTAAAGGAGGAAATTATCAGGATACCGCAGATAAGTTAAGAAGTGCTGCCAGATTAAAATCTGATCCGAATTGGAACCGTCGTGATCCACAGATACCTAAGAGTAAATGGTGGAATGCAGATGCGCCATTTATCGGATTCAGGGTTGTAAGACCACAACAGCAACCTACGCCGGCAGAAGCAGCCGAATTCTATGAAACAATGATCGATAAGTATATCGGAGCCAGATAA
- a CDS encoding hydroxypyruvate isomerase family protein, producing MERRKFLQQSTFASLSAMAMGTGIASSIAATAAPLQTAGKTFNLNYAPHAGMFKNSAGEDFLDQIRFMRDQGFRAIEDNGMLKRDVALQEKIGTLLAKLNMTMGVFVVDTGNNWKTSLTTGKQEFIDAFVKTCHESVATAKRVNAKWATVVPGFFERNLPLGIQTANVIEALRRGAEIFEQQGLTMVLEPLSDTPDLFLRHSDQTFMICKAVKSPSCKILFDIYHMQRNEGHIIPHMEWCWDEIAYIQIGDNPGRKEPTTGEINYKNIFKFLYEKGYKGVMGMEHGNSKPGKEGELALIKAYRDSDDFK from the coding sequence ATGGAAAGACGAAAATTCCTGCAGCAGAGCACCTTTGCCAGCCTCTCGGCCATGGCAATGGGCACCGGTATAGCCTCTTCTATTGCTGCTACCGCCGCTCCCCTTCAGACGGCTGGTAAAACATTCAATCTCAATTATGCCCCCCATGCCGGCATGTTTAAGAACAGCGCCGGAGAAGATTTCCTGGACCAGATCCGGTTTATGCGTGATCAGGGATTCCGTGCCATAGAAGACAATGGGATGCTGAAAAGAGATGTCGCCTTACAGGAAAAAATAGGTACCCTCCTCGCCAAGCTGAATATGACCATGGGCGTATTCGTTGTAGACACGGGTAACAACTGGAAAACATCCCTGACTACCGGAAAACAGGAATTTATCGATGCCTTTGTCAAGACCTGCCACGAAAGCGTGGCTACCGCCAAGCGGGTCAACGCCAAATGGGCGACAGTAGTCCCTGGCTTTTTCGAACGCAATCTGCCACTAGGTATTCAAACCGCCAATGTCATCGAAGCCCTTCGTCGCGGCGCAGAAATATTTGAACAACAGGGCCTTACCATGGTACTCGAACCGCTCTCCGATACACCGGACCTGTTCCTTCGCCATTCCGATCAGACATTCATGATCTGCAAAGCCGTAAAAAGCCCCAGTTGTAAGATACTTTTCGACATCTATCATATGCAACGCAATGAAGGTCATATCATTCCACATATGGAGTGGTGCTGGGACGAGATCGCATACATACAAATAGGTGACAACCCGGGTCGTAAAGAACCCACCACCGGTGAGATCAACTATAAAAATATATTCAAGTTCCTGTATGAAAAGGGCTACAAAGGTGTCATGGGAATGGAACATGGCAACTCCAAACCCGGCAAAGAGGGCGAATTAGCACTGATCAAAGCATACCGGGATAGCGATGATTTCAAATAA
- a CDS encoding GDSL-type esterase/lipase family protein, with product MVKRFLLLMMLVATAIITHAQQKIKVACIGNSITEGHGLGDSTYPAHLQRLLGDKYEVRNFGRGGRTLLKKGDYPYWNETTFTDAKSWEPNIVIIKLGTNDSKPHNWKYGSEFYTDYAAFVNEFRQLASKPKIYVCYPVPVFKDNFGIREAVVKDEIIPIVKKLAKAEKLKVIDLYSALKPYGSHFPDGVHPDKVGATIMATTIHKAIK from the coding sequence ATGGTAAAACGGTTCCTGCTGTTGATGATGCTCGTTGCTACCGCCATCATCACCCACGCACAACAGAAAATAAAAGTAGCCTGTATCGGTAACAGTATCACGGAAGGACATGGTCTGGGCGATAGTACCTATCCAGCACACCTGCAAAGACTCCTGGGAGACAAATATGAAGTACGCAATTTCGGTCGTGGTGGACGTACGCTGCTCAAAAAAGGCGATTATCCCTACTGGAACGAAACCACCTTCACCGATGCTAAATCCTGGGAACCCAATATTGTGATCATCAAACTGGGTACCAACGATTCCAAGCCACATAACTGGAAGTATGGCAGTGAATTCTATACCGACTATGCAGCGTTCGTCAATGAATTCCGGCAACTGGCGTCTAAACCGAAAATATATGTATGCTACCCCGTGCCGGTATTCAAGGATAACTTTGGTATACGTGAAGCCGTTGTGAAAGATGAGATCATTCCCATCGTTAAAAAACTGGCAAAAGCCGAAAAACTGAAAGTGATCGACCTGTATTCAGCCTTAAAACCATACGGCAGCCACTTTCCCGATGGCGTACATCCTGATAAGGTGGGCGCAACCATTATGGCTACAACCATCCATAAAGCGATAAAATAA
- a CDS encoding phage holin family protein, whose protein sequence is MNFLIRLLVSALAAMLTAYLLPGVRLSDFLTALLLALVLAFLNMLVKPILVILTLPATIVTLGLFLLVINAIIILIAAKLVPGFKVEGFWWALLFSIVMTVINSIMHSLAGSKDEN, encoded by the coding sequence ATGAACTTCCTGATCCGTCTTTTAGTGAGTGCACTGGCCGCGATGCTGACCGCCTATTTATTACCTGGTGTAAGGCTCAGCGATTTCCTGACTGCCCTCCTGTTGGCGCTCGTATTGGCCTTCCTGAATATGCTGGTAAAACCAATCCTGGTAATACTGACATTGCCTGCTACAATTGTCACACTAGGGCTCTTCCTGCTGGTTATCAATGCAATCATTATCCTGATCGCTGCCAAACTGGTTCCCGGCTTTAAAGTGGAAGGCTTCTGGTGGGCCCTATTGTTCAGCATCGTAATGACCGTTATCAACAGCATCATGCACAGCCTGGCCGGTAGCAAAGACGAAAACTGA
- a CDS encoding alpha-ketoacid dehydrogenase subunit alpha/beta — translation MHFDRTNINDEQLVHFYKTLLYPRLVEEKMLLLLRQGKISKWFSGIGQEAIAVGATLALEEDEWILPLHRNLGVFTTRHMPLHKLFHQWQGSPDGYSKGRERSFHFGSRQHHICGMISHLGPQLSIADGIALAYQLQQQQKVALTFTGEGGTSEGEFHEALNVAAVWELPVIFLIENNGYGLSTPVAEQYRCEQLVSRAAGYGIEGIRIDGNNILEVYHTIRHAKEHALLHRRPVLIEAMTFRMRGHEEASGTKYVPPALLEEWAQKDPILHYEAFLQHIGILSGKAMTDIRHELRQQIEQELAKAAHDTPLTADTTTELADIYAPAPSGTVTPTGASPEKRFINAIAEALRQAMERHPELVLMGQDIAEYGGAFKITEGFVAQFGRQRVRNTPICESAIVGSALGLSLMGYKSMVEMQFGDFVTCAFNQIVNNLAKIHYRWGQAADVVIRMPAGAGVGAGPFHSQTNEAWFTHTPGLKVVYPSTPEDAKGLLLAAFEDPNPVLYFEHKALYRSIAGPVPDEYYLTPIGKARIVQEGTDISIITYGSGVHWATEYAAQHLDLSIYILDLRTLQPLDYEAIQTAVAASGKVLILHEDTLTGGLGGEISAWIAEHCFQLLDAPILRCASLDTPVPFAAALEKNFLAKSRLDSTINQLMEY, via the coding sequence ATGCATTTCGACCGTACGAATATCAACGACGAACAACTGGTACATTTCTACAAGACGCTACTTTATCCGCGCCTGGTAGAAGAAAAGATGCTTTTATTATTACGTCAGGGAAAGATCAGTAAGTGGTTCTCCGGTATAGGACAGGAAGCTATTGCAGTAGGCGCCACACTGGCACTGGAAGAAGACGAATGGATACTTCCGCTACATCGTAACCTGGGCGTTTTTACAACCCGCCATATGCCACTGCATAAACTATTTCATCAGTGGCAAGGTTCCCCCGACGGATATAGTAAAGGCCGCGAACGCTCGTTCCATTTCGGCAGCCGCCAACATCATATCTGCGGCATGATCTCCCACCTGGGCCCTCAACTGTCTATTGCAGATGGCATCGCACTCGCATATCAGCTGCAACAACAACAAAAAGTAGCCCTCACCTTTACCGGCGAAGGTGGCACCAGCGAAGGAGAGTTTCATGAAGCACTGAATGTAGCGGCGGTATGGGAACTCCCCGTGATCTTCCTCATAGAAAATAATGGTTATGGCCTCAGTACGCCGGTAGCAGAACAATATCGCTGCGAACAGCTAGTGAGTCGCGCTGCAGGATACGGAATAGAAGGCATTCGCATAGATGGAAACAATATCCTGGAAGTATATCACACGATCCGCCATGCTAAAGAACATGCCTTGCTTCATCGCAGACCGGTGTTAATAGAAGCCATGACTTTCCGCATGCGCGGACATGAAGAAGCCAGCGGTACTAAGTATGTGCCCCCTGCCCTGCTGGAAGAATGGGCCCAGAAAGATCCCATACTGCATTATGAAGCCTTCCTCCAACATATAGGTATACTCTCCGGCAAAGCCATGACAGACATCCGCCATGAACTTCGCCAGCAAATAGAACAGGAATTAGCGAAGGCAGCCCATGATACGCCATTAACGGCAGATACGACGACAGAACTGGCTGACATCTACGCGCCGGCCCCTTCCGGTACGGTCACCCCCACCGGCGCCAGTCCGGAGAAGCGCTTTATCAATGCCATTGCCGAAGCACTCCGGCAGGCGATGGAACGGCATCCGGAACTGGTACTTATGGGACAGGATATTGCCGAATATGGTGGTGCCTTTAAAATAACAGAGGGGTTTGTAGCGCAGTTCGGCCGCCAACGGGTACGTAATACCCCCATCTGTGAAAGTGCTATCGTCGGCTCTGCCCTGGGACTTTCCCTCATGGGATATAAAAGCATGGTGGAAATGCAGTTTGGAGACTTCGTCACCTGCGCATTCAACCAGATTGTCAACAACCTGGCTAAAATCCATTATCGCTGGGGGCAAGCGGCAGATGTAGTGATCCGAATGCCCGCCGGCGCAGGTGTAGGTGCCGGGCCCTTCCACTCCCAGACTAACGAGGCTTGGTTTACACATACACCAGGATTAAAGGTGGTATATCCCTCAACACCAGAAGATGCCAAAGGACTCCTGCTGGCAGCCTTCGAAGACCCTAACCCGGTATTGTATTTTGAACATAAAGCATTGTACCGCAGCATCGCCGGCCCGGTCCCCGACGAATACTACCTTACGCCCATCGGAAAGGCCCGCATCGTACAGGAAGGTACTGACATCAGCATCATTACCTACGGTAGCGGAGTACACTGGGCTACAGAGTACGCTGCCCAACACCTCGATCTGTCTATTTATATACTCGATCTCCGTACCTTGCAACCACTGGATTATGAGGCAATACAAACTGCAGTAGCTGCTTCAGGGAAAGTGCTGATCCTCCATGAGGATACGCTCACTGGCGGATTAGGCGGGGAGATCAGTGCTTGGATCGCAGAACATTGTTTCCAGCTACTGGATGCGCCTATTTTACGTTGCGCCAGTCTCGACACACCCGTACCATTCGCCGCAGCCCTGGAGAAAAACTTCCTGGCCAAGTCCAGGCTGGACAGTACCATTAATCAGTTGATGGAATATTGA
- a CDS encoding NYN domain-containing protein, whose translation MENTKELRLAVLIDADNIPYANIKAMLEEVAKYGIPTFKRIYGDWTKPTLTGWKTVLLDNAITPVQQYSYTSGKNATDSAMIIDAMDILYTGRVDGFCLVSSDSDFTRLATRLREAGMRVFGLGERKTPSAFRAACDKFIYLEILEVSEDKATQGPKQKSAKEKAKGISKADREVINLLSTSINDIADEDGWAYLGELGNLLLKKQPDFDARNYGYSKLLQLIKSFDVFEIDIRESGRKTGKLVYVKEK comes from the coding sequence ATGGAAAATACAAAAGAACTAAGGCTGGCGGTACTCATAGATGCTGATAACATTCCTTACGCCAACATCAAGGCGATGTTGGAGGAGGTTGCCAAATATGGGATACCGACCTTTAAGCGTATATATGGAGACTGGACCAAACCTACACTGACGGGTTGGAAGACGGTGTTGCTCGACAACGCTATTACACCTGTACAACAGTATAGTTATACTTCCGGTAAAAATGCTACGGACTCTGCTATGATCATTGACGCTATGGACATATTATATACCGGAAGGGTAGATGGGTTCTGTCTTGTATCCAGTGACAGTGATTTCACGAGGCTGGCTACCCGGTTAAGGGAGGCTGGTATGCGGGTATTCGGATTGGGGGAACGGAAGACGCCCAGCGCGTTCCGTGCGGCCTGTGATAAATTTATTTACCTGGAGATCCTGGAAGTCAGTGAAGATAAGGCGACACAAGGACCTAAGCAGAAATCCGCCAAAGAAAAGGCAAAAGGTATCAGTAAAGCGGACCGCGAAGTTATTAATTTGCTTTCTACCAGTATCAACGATATCGCCGATGAGGATGGATGGGCTTATCTGGGTGAATTGGGGAATCTGCTGTTGAAGAAACAACCGGATTTTGATGCCCGTAACTACGGGTATAGTAAGCTGCTACAGCTGATCAAGAGCTTCGATGTATTTGAGATAGATATCCGGGAGAGCGGGCGAAAGACTGGGAAGTTGGTATATGTAAAGGAAAAATAA
- a CDS encoding Dps family protein, which produces MKANIGISEEHLKQVALALNKVLADLTILYTKTRNYHWNVEGDNFMEMHKFYEEQYNELAETIDEVAERIRMLGHFAEGRLADYLKLTSLLEQEYTNDQQQQLNNLLVDHETVIRSLRGLIDELEEKYKDKGTADFITGLLRQHEKMAWMIRAYLK; this is translated from the coding sequence ATGAAAGCAAATATCGGAATCTCAGAAGAGCATTTAAAACAGGTAGCATTAGCATTAAATAAAGTATTGGCTGATCTGACCATATTGTATACCAAAACCCGAAATTATCACTGGAATGTGGAAGGTGATAATTTTATGGAGATGCATAAGTTTTATGAGGAACAATACAATGAGCTGGCAGAGACGATCGATGAGGTAGCGGAGCGTATCCGTATGCTGGGTCATTTTGCGGAGGGACGACTGGCAGATTATCTGAAGTTAACCTCTTTACTGGAGCAGGAGTATACGAACGATCAACAACAGCAGCTGAATAACCTGTTAGTTGATCATGAGACGGTGATCAGGTCATTACGTGGTCTGATCGATGAGCTGGAGGAAAAATACAAGGATAAGGGAACAGCGGATTTCATCACTGGGTTGTTGCGTCAGCATGAGAAGATGGCCTGGATGATCCGTGCTTATTTGAAATAA